In Salmo trutta chromosome 16, fSalTru1.1, whole genome shotgun sequence, a genomic segment contains:
- the LOC115150700 gene encoding transcription factor HES-5, giving the protein MAPTYTRDSDNTMLSTKDKHKLRKPVVEKMRRDRINTCIEQLKTLLEREFHKQDPNAKLEKADILEMTVGFLKQQLQPQSPVPQRAHSEGYSQCWRETLHFLSSSSMKDMMLQNLQRAGQDICLSSPLSSQHQNHSQGPVKQATSGHEPVWRPW; this is encoded by the exons ATGGCTCCTACCTACACCAGAGACTCTGACAACACCATGCTCTCTACTAAAGACAAACATAAA CTAAGGAAACCAGTTGTGGAGAAGATGCGTAGAGACCGCATCAACACCTGCATAGAGCAGCTCAAGACCCTGCTGGAGAGGGAGTTCCACAAACAGGACCCCAATGCCAAGCTGGAGAAGGCTGACATCCTGGAGATGACGGTGGGGTTCCTGAAGCAGCAGCTGCAGCCTCAGAGCCCAGTCCCTCAGAGGGCCCACAGTGAGGGCTACTCCCAGTGCTGGAGGGAGACACTGCACTTCCTGTCTTCCAGCTCCATGAAGGACATGATGCTCCAGAACCTCCAGAGAGCTGGCCAGGacatctgcctctcctctccactctcctcccaaCACCAAAACCACAGCCAGGGCCCAGTGAAGCAGGCCACAAGTGGCCACGAACCAGTCTGGAGACCTTGGTAG